From a single Chlorogloeopsis sp. ULAP01 genomic region:
- a CDS encoding chemotaxis protein CheW translates to MLKDRELETQMQFLDAANHSLHTLETVLLEIQPNYQLSIPKIDTALQATHSIKCGAGMMGLSILGNFAQHLEDSLQVLKVQSNSLKIDTDLHSLLASVVDWLRQIVESISIGCMMDEQWLATFCYPLFEELQKHISFHNVDKNISILSPTEGMQDMINFLFRTEVEEDLQRLESLFASGKKSALKSEGMMIATELASLGEILQLNTFVQLCQSILQHLENIDSDENVVEITQLALSAWRRSQALILSNQLDSIPTSIISLESEVTNQKKSNLIPRLPDTKAINLERSQELLISSNRNENQETITKTLAKRVENVDDLMKELSIQHDSLEMQIDKLNKLIRNLSLRVKKLEIDNNELRLTYDKFATKISTLTQIQFQNGNCQHINKQNTSIDNCPELEITSQTVIETIAKIQEIANEIELSLADTNQVSRLLNKTAQDLQQSITQTPIDLSLERVLLVESDRMLLGFSIDTVEEICSLNPEQVSLVRGSEVFNWHNSTLQLIRLENYLQFNYLYPLTSALETPPQIETAGILIVKAGDRSLAVQIDRCWGERKVSIHQVEGNIPYYRNYTILDDGRIVPLLSVGELLQMSEDYCKL, encoded by the coding sequence ATGTTAAAAGACAGGGAACTCGAAACCCAGATGCAATTTCTGGATGCAGCTAATCATAGTTTGCATACCCTGGAGACTGTTTTATTAGAAATACAACCTAACTATCAACTTTCTATACCAAAAATCGATACAGCACTCCAAGCGACTCATTCTATTAAATGTGGTGCTGGAATGATGGGATTGAGTATTTTGGGAAATTTTGCCCAACATTTGGAAGATTCATTGCAAGTTTTAAAAGTACAATCTAATTCTCTAAAAATTGATACAGATTTACACAGTTTACTTGCATCAGTAGTTGATTGGCTGCGTCAAATAGTGGAATCAATTTCAATTGGCTGTATGATGGATGAGCAATGGTTAGCAACATTTTGTTATCCACTCTTTGAGGAGTTACAAAAGCATATATCCTTTCACAATGTTGATAAAAACATAAGTATTTTGTCTCCCACAGAGGGAATGCAAGACATGATAAACTTTCTGTTTAGAACAGAAGTAGAGGAAGACTTGCAACGTCTAGAATCTTTATTCGCTAGTGGCAAAAAATCTGCTTTAAAATCAGAAGGCATGATGATAGCCACTGAATTAGCTAGTTTAGGAGAAATACTTCAGTTAAACACATTTGTCCAGCTTTGTCAGTCGATTCTGCAACACTTAGAAAACATTGATTCTGATGAAAATGTCGTAGAAATTACTCAACTTGCATTATCAGCATGGCGGCGATCGCAAGCATTAATTCTGTCAAATCAGCTTGATAGTATACCTACGAGTATTATTTCATTGGAATCAGAAGTTACTAATCAAAAAAAATCAAATTTAATTCCAAGATTGCCAGATACTAAGGCAATAAATTTAGAAAGATCCCAGGAATTATTAATATCTAGTAATCGGAATGAAAATCAAGAAACAATAACGAAAACTCTTGCCAAAAGAGTAGAAAATGTTGATGATTTAATGAAGGAACTTAGTATCCAGCATGATAGTCTTGAAATGCAAATTGATAAATTAAACAAACTCATTCGTAATCTCAGCCTCCGGGTAAAAAAGCTAGAGATAGATAATAACGAGTTGCGCCTGACGTATGATAAGTTTGCAACTAAAATATCTACTTTGACTCAAATACAATTCCAAAATGGAAATTGCCAGCATATTAATAAACAGAATACATCAATAGATAATTGTCCAGAATTAGAAATTACATCTCAGACAGTAATAGAAACAATTGCAAAAATTCAAGAAATCGCAAACGAGATTGAACTTAGCCTTGCAGATACAAATCAAGTCAGTCGTTTATTGAATAAAACGGCTCAGGATCTGCAACAGTCTATCACACAAACTCCTATTGACCTTTCATTAGAGCGGGTACTTCTCGTCGAAAGCGATCGCATGCTTTTAGGATTTTCCATAGATACAGTTGAAGAAATATGCTCGCTCAATCCAGAACAAGTTTCGTTGGTAAGAGGTAGCGAAGTTTTCAACTGGCACAATTCGACATTACAACTAATTCGTCTAGAGAATTACTTACAATTTAATTACCTCTATCCACTCACATCAGCTTTAGAAACTCCACCCCAAATCGAGACTGCTGGTATATTAATTGTCAAAGCAGGCGATCGCTCATTAGCTGTGCAAATAGATCGCTGTTGGGGTGAAAGAAAAGTTTCTATTCATCAAGTTGAAGGTAATATACCTTATTACAGGAACTATACTATTTTGGATGATGGTCGGATAGTGCCACTGTTGAGCGTTGGTGAGCTACTGCAAATGAGCGAGGATTACTGCAAACTTTAG
- the cobA gene encoding uroporphyrinogen-III C-methyltransferase, whose amino-acid sequence MNRNGTKKEGRTCLGKVYLVGAGPGDPGLMTLKGKGLLECADVVIYDALVSPAVLAMINPVAQKIDAGKRRGRHSLIQEETTQLLIEKAQEYAIVVRLKGGDPFVFGRGGEEMEELLNAGVAVEVVPGITSGIAAPAYAGIPLTHRLYSSSVTFVTGHEAVGKYKPSVNWQAIAHGSETIVIYMGIHNLAYIVEQLTIAGLSNETPIALVRWGTRAEQEELIGKLGTIVEKVEKAGFGAPAIVVIGAVVNMHEILSACRPLSS is encoded by the coding sequence ATGAACCGCAACGGCACAAAGAAAGAGGGGAGGACTTGTTTGGGAAAGGTTTATTTGGTTGGTGCTGGGCCTGGAGATCCAGGATTGATGACACTTAAGGGTAAGGGATTGTTAGAATGTGCGGATGTTGTCATTTATGATGCTTTGGTAAGTCCGGCAGTTCTGGCGATGATTAATCCCGTGGCGCAGAAGATTGATGCTGGGAAGCGACGGGGGCGTCATTCCTTGATTCAAGAGGAAACGACGCAGTTGCTAATTGAAAAAGCGCAAGAATATGCGATTGTAGTGCGCTTGAAGGGAGGCGATCCGTTTGTTTTTGGTCGTGGCGGCGAGGAGATGGAAGAATTATTGAATGCTGGAGTAGCAGTAGAAGTAGTGCCAGGTATCACATCGGGCATTGCTGCTCCAGCCTATGCTGGTATTCCTTTAACGCATCGGTTATATAGCTCTTCAGTAACTTTTGTAACTGGACACGAAGCAGTAGGTAAGTATAAACCGTCAGTCAATTGGCAGGCGATCGCTCACGGTTCGGAAACAATTGTGATTTATATGGGAATTCACAATTTAGCTTACATTGTGGAACAGCTAACGATAGCAGGGTTGAGTAACGAAACTCCAATTGCTTTGGTGCGTTGGGGTACGCGAGCAGAGCAAGAAGAATTAATTGGTAAGTTGGGGACGATTGTGGAGAAAGTTGAGAAGGCTGGATTTGGTGCGCCAGCGATCGTGGTGATTGGTGCGGTGGTTAATATGCACGAGATCCTTTCTGCTTGTCGCCCGTTGTCGAGCTAA